One segment of Nostoc piscinale CENA21 DNA contains the following:
- a CDS encoding ABC transporter substrate-binding protein, producing MTLFPLSVRRWGRLTQFVSLFCLCLFLVISCGTRQQANTTPSSNANTPGGDGRITIGTTAKPRTLDPADAYELASLGLVFNMSDRLYTYEPGSTEIKPQLATSLPKVSKDGLTYTIPLRQGVVFHDGTPFNAKAMEFSIKRFIENKGKPSFLLADTVASVTATGENELTIKLKKPFAAFPSLLAFSGVCAVSPKAYEIGAGKFKPNTFVGTGPYKLAQYGTDSLRMDVFDKYWGEKPVNQGINVQIQTSPVNLFNAFRTGAVDVAYLSLQPDQIRSLEEGGKKGDWQAITAQGSVVSYLVLNRNQKPLDKPEVRQAIAAIIDRQLLNERVLYGQADPLYSMIPTTFNVSQPLFKDKYGDGKFDQAKELLTKAGYSKDNPVKIPVWYPSSSPTRSLAAQTLKSLADTKMDGIVQLEVNTVEGPTFFKDISKGLYPAALLDWYPDFLDPDNYVQPFLACQKGSDAKGCEDGGSQTQGSFYYSETMNKLIDQQRKEQNPSARGQIFAQIQTQVLNDVPYVPLWQNKDYVFAQKGVSNVQLDPTQNLIYKTIKK from the coding sequence ATGACTTTGTTTCCCTTGTCTGTACGAAGATGGGGTCGGTTGACTCAATTCGTTTCTCTGTTCTGTCTGTGTTTGTTTTTAGTCATTAGTTGTGGTACGCGACAACAAGCGAATACCACGCCGTCGAGTAATGCCAATACGCCTGGGGGTGATGGTCGTATTACGATTGGGACAACTGCCAAGCCGAGGACATTAGATCCAGCAGATGCTTACGAGTTGGCATCTTTGGGTTTAGTGTTTAATATGAGCGATCGCCTTTATACTTACGAACCAGGTAGCACAGAAATTAAACCCCAACTGGCGACAAGTTTACCTAAAGTCAGCAAAGATGGTTTAACTTACACTATCCCACTACGCCAAGGAGTTGTGTTTCACGATGGCACACCCTTCAACGCTAAAGCAATGGAGTTTAGTATTAAGCGATTTATTGAAAATAAAGGTAAACCTTCTTTTTTATTAGCTGATACAGTAGCTTCCGTAACTGCCACGGGTGAAAATGAGTTAACAATTAAACTCAAAAAACCCTTTGCAGCATTTCCCTCATTACTGGCATTTTCAGGAGTTTGTGCAGTTTCACCCAAAGCTTATGAAATAGGTGCTGGTAAATTCAAACCCAATACATTTGTTGGGACTGGCCCTTATAAATTAGCGCAGTATGGGACAGATTCACTGCGGATGGATGTATTTGATAAATATTGGGGAGAAAAACCCGTAAATCAAGGTATTAATGTCCAAATTCAAACCAGTCCAGTTAACTTGTTTAATGCTTTTCGTACAGGTGCAGTAGATGTTGCTTATTTATCACTACAACCTGACCAAATTCGCAGCTTAGAAGAAGGTGGTAAAAAAGGAGATTGGCAAGCGATTACAGCCCAAGGTAGTGTAGTAAGTTATCTGGTATTAAATCGCAATCAAAAACCTTTAGATAAACCAGAAGTTAGACAAGCGATCGCAGCAATTATCGACCGTCAACTATTAAATGAGCGAGTTTTATACGGTCAGGCTGATCCACTTTATAGTATGATTCCGACTACATTCAACGTTTCCCAACCATTATTTAAAGATAAATATGGTGACGGTAAATTTGATCAAGCCAAGGAATTACTCACTAAAGCTGGCTACTCTAAAGATAATCCTGTCAAAATTCCTGTTTGGTATCCTTCTAGTTCACCGACTCGCAGTTTAGCAGCGCAAACACTCAAATCACTGGCTGATACTAAAATGGATGGCATTGTCCAATTAGAAGTCAACACAGTCGAAGGGCCGACTTTCTTTAAAGACATTTCTAAAGGTTTATATCCCGCAGCTTTGCTTGATTGGTATCCTGACTTTTTAGATCCAGATAACTATGTACAACCTTTCTTAGCTTGTCAAAAAGGGTCTGATGCGAAAGGTTGTGAAGATGGCGGTAGTCAAACTCAAGGTTCGTTTTACTATAGCGAAACCATGAATAAACTCATCGACCAACAACGCAAAGAACAAAATCCTAGCGCACGAGGGCAAATTTTTGCTCAAATTCAAACCCAAGTACTAAATGATGTACCTTACGTTCCCCTTTGGCAAAACAAAGACTATGTATTTGCTCAAAAAGGTGTTAGTAACGTGCAGCTTGACCCTACTCAGAACTTGATTTATAAAACAATCAAAAAATAG
- the glp gene encoding gephyrin-like molybdotransferase Glp, which produces MLQVSDVEAVISNLVQPLDPRRDIEIVDLLAASDRILANPITSQLDFPHWDNSAMDGYAVRYADVQQANAQQPAILDIVEEIPAGYQPKTTIQPGQAARIFTGAVIPTGADTVVMQERTSREENRVLIQVAPQPKEYVRHKGSYYQAGNQLLPAGIKLKAAEIAVLAAAQCPQVKVYRRPKVAIFSTGDELVTPNTPLQPGQIVDSNNYALATLVKETGAEPLLLGIVKDNPVALQETIAYAIANADIVLSSGGVSVGEYDYVDKILEDLGAEIHIRAVEMTPGKPLTVANFPQQNSAIYFGLPGNPVSALVTFWRFVQPTIKKLAGLSEGWEAKFIKVRSHDELRANGKRETYIWGKLNLVADVYEFHTAGGTHNSGNLINLAQTNALAVLSVGQTLITAGEEVQVLLIAAV; this is translated from the coding sequence ATGTTGCAAGTTAGCGATGTAGAAGCAGTTATTTCAAATTTGGTACAACCGTTAGATCCTAGACGGGATATAGAAATTGTAGATTTATTGGCGGCAAGCGATCGCATTCTGGCAAACCCCATTACCAGTCAGCTAGACTTTCCCCATTGGGATAATTCAGCGATGGATGGCTACGCAGTCCGTTACGCAGATGTACAGCAAGCTAACGCCCAACAACCAGCAATTTTAGATATTGTTGAAGAAATTCCCGCAGGATATCAACCAAAAACCACAATTCAACCAGGACAAGCAGCGCGAATTTTTACTGGTGCAGTAATTCCAACAGGTGCGGATACTGTAGTTATGCAAGAAAGGACAAGCCGCGAGGAAAATCGTGTGTTGATTCAAGTCGCACCACAACCAAAAGAATATGTCAGACACAAAGGATCTTATTATCAAGCCGGAAATCAACTTTTACCCGCCGGAATCAAATTAAAAGCGGCGGAAATTGCTGTTTTAGCAGCAGCACAATGTCCCCAAGTCAAAGTTTACCGCCGTCCAAAAGTTGCAATTTTTTCTACTGGTGATGAATTAGTTACACCAAATACACCATTACAACCAGGACAAATTGTTGATTCTAATAATTATGCTCTGGCAACTTTAGTTAAAGAAACTGGTGCAGAGCCTTTATTATTAGGCATTGTGAAAGATAATCCTGTGGCTTTACAAGAAACCATTGCTTACGCCATAGCAAATGCTGATATTGTGCTTTCTTCTGGGGGGGTTTCTGTTGGTGAATATGATTATGTAGATAAAATTCTGGAAGATTTAGGGGCAGAAATTCATATTCGCGCTGTGGAAATGACACCAGGAAAACCATTAACTGTGGCGAATTTCCCTCAGCAAAATTCAGCCATTTATTTTGGTTTACCGGGAAATCCTGTTTCAGCTTTAGTAACTTTTTGGCGATTTGTACAACCTACAATTAAAAAATTAGCTGGACTTTCTGAAGGCTGGGAGGCAAAATTTATTAAGGTGCGATCGCATGATGAACTACGCGCCAATGGTAAACGCGAAACTTATATTTGGGGAAAATTAAATTTAGTTGCTGACGTTTACGAATTTCACACAGCTGGTGGTACTCATAATTCTGGCAACTTAATTAACTTAGCTCAAACTAATGCCTTAGCAGTTTTATCAGTAGGTCAAACCTTAATTACAGCAGGCGAAGAAGTACAAGTCTTATTAATTGCTGCTGTGTAA